A segment of the Epinephelus fuscoguttatus linkage group LG23, E.fuscoguttatus.final_Chr_v1 genome:
GCAATAGGACACATCAGCATTTCCAATACAAAAAATGTGGTTAAATGCGTCCCAGACCATCtcagcaagtggtttgagtgatggGATCACAATGTGTCCTGCTGGTTGTTCACATTTGTATTTAGCGCTGTCCACTTGAGATCAGATCAGCAAAGATgtgttaataccaggtataaacagggCCAAAGATACACATGAATAACAGAAGACATTTTCTCTCTTATCAGAGGAGATAACTACACTTGAGACAAAGTAGAAAACAACAGATTGTTCAGTTGGCAATTATAAGCAGCTTCTTAACAGGAGTCCCTTTTATATTGCAGTTTCAAGCCTTTAGAAAAGATGCTAAACACAATGTATTAAAGCATAGCTCCAGAGATGAAAAAAGATAACCCTCATTTTACAGATTGGTATCTCTGTTGTAATGTTGATGCTATTCCACTTTCTGCTTTTAAGTTATTGTCCTAATGTTTTTGTACAGGCTGAAATCAATGGAATAACATCAAACTGTCATGGGGACCTGCTGACCAAAACATCGCTCCATAGTGCTACTAGTGGTCAAAGACACCACGGGGTGCCTTTAAGGGAGAGAGACTGATCTGGAAAATCTGGAAAAAACTTCCATTAACACTGGATGAATCCTTTCAATGAATATTCAGATGTTTGGGGAAATATGCTGGTTTGCCACCAAAACCTGAAATGAGCAATTCTTTCCCCTTAACCAAAGCAAAACTTATGGGATGTTCTTTCTTCATAAAGGTTATTGTCCATACAAAATTAATGACTGTCTGAGGGAGTTGCAAGATCATTTCTCCATATTTCTTGTCCACATCATGTAGTGAATGATGAGGTCACCGAAACAACAAAACCCTGATGGTTTAAGGTGAGTGACAAGAACAAGAAAAAGTGGCtatgtaaacaaataaaaatattattattaccccttttccaccaaggCAGTTCGAAGGCCAGTTTGGAGCCACTGTCTAGTCtctaaaggctcatttatattCCCTCAAAAATCGATACgttcattttaaacttttactgtccacatacttccatgcgtccttcatgtttttataaatctttacactagatggcactaaccTTATCAACAAAAGCAAACTTTAGCACGTTACTTTCTGAAATTGCCACTGGCTCACCAACAATATTAACATCTGGTTTCACAAAGGATAACACTGTATAAGTGGAAGCTTTAAagcattgttgttatttttgctgttgcTTATAAAGTTGTCTGCTATCTACATCGTAGATACTGCATTTGCCAATGTAGGCTCGCAAAGCCAAAAGCAAAACTTGTAATGAGACTATGTAAcccaccattgttgttgtgattgaAGCTGGTGCTGGTGTTACTGGGAAAGCGAAAACGTATACACCATATTCATTTATGTGATGATATTGCTCAGTAGCCCGCTAATAAAGTTGCTTGCAGCAGAGCGGTTCATagcactgttgccaactcctcagtaagaaaagtagctactggctgtcctaaaagtcacTAGAAGTCACCAAATGATGtcatcgcctaatttgcataattgtccatatgcatgtaattgtaatggctgctgtaggagagaggtATAACGTCGTGGAAGAGACAGaaactgagtaaaaaacaccctgaatatgtttagaacaacaaatgatttatattagacaaaaattttttttacatttacatcccgccctgactgtaaaccaggtcggGATCAGCCAGCAGCGGTTCCACACATGcgcgattcacttgcagtctggacgtggaggggttaacatctcctgctctgactgctgctgggagggaggactgggccgtCTGTGAGTGATTTGGGGTGAGAGAGGAGCCCACGGCAGCATCCGCTGCCcgttgagaagaataagaatgatacgtgctctcacaacagtctccagaagtcttcaataacatcagagaaagtcgctagatttgtcgctagtcgctttttttgaaaaagagtcgctagaggggtctgaaaagtcgctaaatataagttggcaacactggttCATAGAAGGTTTAAAACTTGATCCAACGGCGACCAGTACTAGCACAAGCCCAGAACTAGAACAAGGTTTGCTTTGGTGGAAAGGGGATATACGATCAAATCTTAAACTCACCATCCTTTCATCATATCTTCAAGATTGGCTGAGTGACTCTGCATGCTGTACAGATGCATTTTCATGTGCAAAAACGCTTTTATGATGGTGTGTTAAGGTGGGAGCTATCCACTGTAAGGACAAGTTTTTCCCCCTTGCAGTCTGACTGCTAGACTGGGTTTAACATGACCCAGTCCTTAATCTGCTGTGGACTAGAGGAGAAGAAACCGGTACTGacctcataatgtgactcagtgtaAGACAGCCAAGAAGCATATTTCCCCAAAAATGTAAGTGTGTTCCTTTGAGGCCACCATCCACTGTCTGGATGTTGTGTCCAAATCAGTTTCAGCTACTAACCGTACCCTACCACTCTGACATTGTGACCACACCTGCTGGACAAAGCTGGTCCTGTCACATGTAAGTTTTAAGCCACTGCTGGTGGACACCGTCCTTAAGTGAGACAAAATTTCCCCTCATAAATATACAACACggacaataacaacaacaataaaaaaatactagGCATCTGAATGTCCTGGTCCTTTCAGGGAGTGACACTCTTCACAGTGATTGGCTGGTCAGACCAACAGCAAGAGGGGCTGACTGAGATGTTTGTGGAGGCCACTGTGGCACTGTCTGATTCCCAACAATGTTCACAGGCTGTAACACTTGTTCAAATGTTTGTGTAATATTAACCGCTCCTGACTGCTCGGCAGGGGAACTCCAGTCAGGAACAATCAGCAGGTTCACAGCGATGTCAGATCCTGGACCTCCAGCAGCATGGCGTCCTGCTCCGTCCTCAGCTGGTCTCGGACCTGAAGGCGACTCACCAGGTCTGAGCTCAGGTCTGATGGGGACAGATGAAAAATCATAAGTTCAAACTGCAGATCTAAATTAACAGCAGCACTTAAGAGGTATATGTCtgagaaatattttttcttACATTAGGATTAGTAGGGTCTAGAGTGCAGCCACTCTTTGTATTAGTTTTAGTGTGTAATGCCCGAGTCTCTTCCCTTTACAGATCTTTGCATTTCTGAGCGGAGCTCAATTGAGTTGTTTTATATGAACATTCTGTTCATGTAAAACCTGGGTCTGTAACTGGGTCTGTAACATTACGTGTATTATTTTTccattaaaaatcaataaacatattttgaaaaatggtcTCAGTCCACAGCAGGAGGATTGTGTCTTTCCTTGACACTAACAGTActgtctgttcaaaataaatgaaaataaacagattCTTATGCATTTGGTTTGTCCCCTGCTGTACTGAACTCGCACAAACCATGACTTCTGTGGACTGTTGCACAATgcttaaaatgtgaaaaatttctggtgcacctaaatgaaaaaaatagggAAACCTGTGCAACCACttcagggttagggttagtgaGGACTGTGTACTTGCTGTGTGGGTGAGGAGTACCTTGGATGGTCTGGCTGAGAGACGTACAAAGAGCCTTCAGATCCTTAATACTGAAGTTCTGTAAATCGCTGCGCTCCACATGTCTTCTCTGGACTACAGGATCACTGCGAGCTGCAGCCtgacaggagaggagaagagaggaggaggggagacaaGGAGGATGAAAGGAGatgggagaaggaggagagaggaagacaacaggagAGGACaaagggagaaggaggagagaggagctgTATTAAACTGTATTTGGgattaaaagagaaaaatggcTGAATGAGAAATTTAGCTCTCACCAGTGTTTTGTGGTCTGTTCTCAGTCGGTCTCGTAGGTTCCTCAGAGTGTTCCTGAAGCCTCTGGATTTTGGTTTCTCTGGCTTGGCAGGAGGCTGAGGATTCTTAAGGACCTGAACAGTCCCTCTCTTTATCAGCGGGGACAGACAACAGAGTGGGAAGAACATGAAGAAGATACATTTGAAATAACAAAAGTAAGGTGTGGCTCTGTTGATATTTCTCGTATTCTTCTTAAAGAGATAGTTCAGATGTTTTGAAGTGGGCTTGTATAAGTTACTGATCCATAGTGAGTttgttacctacagtagatgtaaCTCAGAacacctccagtttggagaagcaggctggagtttAACAAGGAAGCTCAGCAttgcactgctgtggagggaccagcaacaaaatgtattttagccacttaaaaaaaatcaatcagttcGGGTGTACATTATCTTTAGaatattttctttgctttcctTACCACCAGATAGCGATTTATGACAGGGAAGTGAAGctgttatttttctctcttgAAAGCCTgatctaccgctgcctcaatcagttcaTTAGTTTGAggttttgtgtgactttggcatttttagTGGCTAgctcagattcaccaaagtcacacaataacactaactaactgactgatTGAAGagacagaccagcagctcctgtgttcggTGAGCTTAAATTACTGTTGATCCTCAATGgtgtctggtggctttgatgagatCATAGATGGGGAATACGGAAGAGACTTGCTGCTTCAAGGTAAAGCCGTGAAAATATCATAATACAGCGTAGGCTTGAACTGATATTGATTCCTTTTAGATGaccaaaatacagttaaagtcAAAATTATTAGCCCCCCTtatgaaatcaaataaaacccTTATCCTTCCAATGACATAGGCCATAACCTTACGTGTTTATAGTTTGTGTGTCCCCGCAAGAACAAAGACAACATCTGAATAAGGtcaaatgaacatttttattggtttgctgaactgaaacaagaaaaaagcaaaaaatgcaATGGTCAAAATTATTAGCCCTCTGACAACTAATAATAGTATAGCCTTTCTGATCCAAAACTGACAACAACTTCTTCTGGTAGTTTCTAACTAAGTTGGCACATGTCTCCTGAGGGATTTTAGCCCATTCTTCCTTGGCAAATTGTTCAAGATCATGCAAATTGCTTGGTCTCCGAGCATGGACCCGAACCTTGAGCTCCCTCCACAGATTCTCGATAGGATTGAGATCAGGGCTCTGAGAGGGCCACTCCAGAACCTTGATTTTGGTGTCTTTCAAAAAGTTTTTGACTAACTTTGAtgtatgcttcaggtcattgtcTTGTTGGAAGACCCAGCGACGACCTTACGCTAGACTGGCTGCAGATGTCTTGATGTTAGCCTTCAAAATACCCACATAATGCTCTTTTTTCATGGTCCCATGCACCCGAACAAGGTTTCCTGTCCCTGAAGCAGCAAAACAGCCCCACAGCATTATGTTGCCACCACCGTGCTTCGCTGTGGGGACAGCATTTTTAGGGTTGAAGGCCTCGCCAAACAAAAGCAGCATCCATATGCCCAAACAGCTCAAGTTTGGTTTCATCACACCAAAGGACAGACTTCCAAAACTCACCCTTATGTTTCAGATTGTCTCTGGCAAATTCAGTCGGGCtttaatgtgctgctgtgagAGCAATGGGGTTTTTCTTGCACGATGACCACAAAGTCCACCACGATGAAGAACCCTCACAACAGTCTTGCGTGAAACATCAAGTCCAGAGGAAGCCAGTTCAGCAACAATCATCTTTGCAGAGGTCTGGGGATTCTTGTTGACATCTCTGATTATTTTTCGCTGCAAAGTTTTGGAAACGTTGCGTTTTCTACCACGGCCAGGTTTATTTTTAACAGactttgtttctttgtgctTTGCAATGATGCAACGCACAGCTGTTCTAGAAACCATGAAACGCTTGGAAATGGCAGTATATCCTTCCCCCTGTAGATGAAGATCCACTATCTTCTGTTTGAGGTCCAGACTGATTTCTTTGCTTTCTGGCATGATGATATTGCTTTCTTACGAAGATTATAGAGCAACCCTGGAGTATCCCTTTCATTCAAGTGGTCAAGTGATATTAACTCTGCTTCTTGAAGTCACTTAAATAAGGTTTAGTGCTAATTGATTGCTCAGGTGTGTTTTCAAACCTAATTGACTGCTCAGATGTGGTTTCAAACCCAGTTAATTTGTTTTGAAAGCACAAAATCACATGGGGGCTAATAATTTTGACCATtgcattttttgcttttttcttgtttcagttcaacaaaacaataaaaaaatgttcatttgaCCTTATGCAGATGTTGTCTTTGTTCTTgcggacacacacaaactataAACACTTAAGGTTATGGCCCATGTCATTGGAAGGATAAgggttttatttgatttcataAGGGGGGCTAATAATTTTGACCTTAActgtatgttttgttgctgacaccatccacagcagtacaatgCTTAGCTTACAtgtcagtactcctgcctgcttctccaaactgggggaatgctgactgacatgtactgtacataatacactgactaaagataagtacctcataaaaCCCCACTTAAAAAGATATTAATTAATCGGTCTGCGCTCAACTCAAGCGGGCTATCACCTACAACTCAGTTGGTTCAAGGTTCAAGCTTTAGTTTGCTTTCATTCAAACATGGTAAAAAACCTGAGGGAACGAAATCTGTTTCCCAGGTCCAGCGGCACacagaataaataacattttaagatagacctttaaaaataattaagtaACCTAAAAGcctataataaataaaacacatgattaaaaaaacaagcagcatgTTAAAGTGCATTATAGTGCATCAACAGCAGCATGCAGTCACAGCAGTACAAAGTGCAGAGATGAGACTTCAAGCCTTCATAAGCCTCACAACCTCTGGGAAGAAGCTGTACTTCAGCCTCGTTCTGGCTTTGAGGCTGGGCAGCCTCCTgccttaagcctagttcacattacatattacatatattacatattacattTTCACCGTGATTTTGATgtcacagaggatcttgagagccaccttgggtcggaggtgagtcggcagatagtctgccacgatgagtcctcatgtgtgaacaagcctacgagcaagtcgcccccttgtctgtgactgggactggatatctggcatgctagaaaactggagaagactgacacgactgacaaagagcatcagccaacgAGAGGCAGGAtgcgtcagcacgcaggaggacggaagaaatgtgaggaggacaagccgcagggttgccacttgccaggtctgcttattagcTGCGAccttgggcttgtttctaaagctgagttgcttatttgggctgaCACTGACAAgctggcaagcaacaacaacaatggcggcgtccacaggatcacgcgGAGCGCGTGGCACTTGGACCCAGGATAATTAAGAATATCCATGCATTTATGATGCGTCATCTCCAAGTTTGGCGAGGTCACTgcattatctggggctctgtcagcgagggcttggtggagaaatcttgtggtgtgtacacacaggtcgtaacgcagttggtgAGACTCCCGCAGACAGaaacacgtcgccaggtatgaacactcaaaagattatgacagtctccgcgacgcaaaatcagagaaaaaaaaatcgtgTGATGTGCACTAGGCTTTAGGGGAGGGGGGTGAACAGTTTGTGTGTCAGGTGGGTGGGGTCCTTCATACAGACGTTCTGTTTGTGCACCTGCTGACATAAATGTCCTCCAAGGAAGGGAGGCTGCTGTTGGTTATTTTTTGAGCAGATTTAACCACTCGTTACAGCACCTTCCTGCCATCTGCAGAGAAATTTCCATACCAAacagtggtggagggtgtcagtgTGCTCTCTACCACACACCTGTAAAAGAAGGTCAGGGCCTCCTCAAAAAGTACAGGCATTGGTGGGCCTTCTTTATGATGCTGGCTGTGTTGGTGGCCCACGTGAGGTCATTGGAGATGTGCAGGCCCAGGTATTTGAAGGTGGACACAATCTCCACAGCTGCTCCTCCAatgaagaggggagagggggtgtGGCCTCTCCTCCTAAAGTCCACGACCACCTCCTTAGCCTTCCCCACATTGATGCAGAGATTTTTTGCTCTGCACCAGTCTACAAGTTGGTCAAATCAccggtggctggttttagaatgtatAGCAAGTCACCTATTTGAACAGTGAACAGTGCTCTCTGTATGTACTTATGTCTCCCAttcatagagatgatacaccgtctcatctagctACACTGGTGTGaaatggcaggtttttagaatgttttAGAACGCAGAATGGTGCATTACAActtgttgcctgtttcaactcatctaaTCCTGAATCTTTGGTCAGAACTGGGCTTAATACAAACTGCTGTATCGTGTTGTCAGGGACTTGTGTAAGGGTCTGTTACCCGTGTGTTGCTGCTCTCCTTCTCCttgtcatcctcctcttcctcactttCACTGTTGTTGATGAAGCACAGCTGAAGATTCATCTGCGTCTGCAGGCTGGAGGATATACAACAGTCAAACAGACCTCATGTCTGACCTCATGTCTGATTCACTGAATGATGTGTGTTGTCGGAAAATTCACAGCTACTGAGTCACAATTACTGAACATCATCTCAGAGGGAAAGTGTCAAATAAAGATTCCAGGGCTTTGAACACAGTGACACCTGGTGGTTTGTCAAAATTATAACAGCCTCTCAACACTGGAGCCGAAGCACCACAACACCTGTTTGATTTTAATGCTAACAGTCTCATAtgtgtgcaatattttttttaacaagcatATGTGTTATTACTACAGCTGTAATAGTTTTGTTAAGAAGTGCTGCATTAGATGTAGATGTTACTTTGCAATACGAGTCATAGTAAAATAATGAATAGACACATTGAGGAGCCTagatttaaaatatgtttggctTTCTTCCTCTAGTTAACTAACAAAACTTCTATAGTCAGATTTGGGCCTTCGGTTAAGAGATGATACACACTAGAATGACACCATGTTCATGAGTAATAGGTCATGAGTcttgtgaggtgtgtgtgtgtgagtgtaccGAGAGGTGAGTGCCAGCACATGGCTGTTGCAGGCGTCGTCTCCATCCTCCcagctctctgctctcctccctctctcctccatccAGCTCAGTGGAGCTCTGCCTCGCTCCAGAGAAACTCCGCTCTGAAGACCACAAGGGGCAGGAGTTACAGAGGCAGCACAACAGggtttataaatatatatacagtttatatatcctttttttttcatttttgtgattACTTTAGAATGACTGTACTGTAATAGCCTGTTGACTGAGGTTAGCTGAGGTTAGTAGAACTTTATGGTAAGGAGAAAGGTGGACAGGATGGCGATACTGTGCTTTATGATTACCTGGGTCATGATAAGGTTTAGATTCATTAAGGTTTAAGGTTTTTTTAAGGCTTTGATATTTAAAGCGTATACTAGATGATATGATTGTTTTACAGTGTTCCTGCTTTGGTAATTGACAAACATGATTTTCTACATAttactttttattgttgttgttgttatgtatCTGTCCTTTATGGCAGACTCCATTCTAAATTctttaactttttgttttttttttattgtttttttttttattgctatttaTAATACTTGATAGACACTGCTGCtacttattttgtatttatggacttttgtttttcatcactTCATTGCAGTTATATATTTGTATTAGTGTTGCACGGTCTACTGGCAACAACGGTAGACCGCAGTACTTAAAACACCacagtacatatgataccataatgttggagtaccgtagtactacggtacctcacagtaccactactgtgggataaatTCAAAGTCCAATtacaagagggtgagtgtccatgcgccatcCAATAATGGCATGTGCTGGCCATCTGGCACTCAATAtgttgctgcagtggtttgttttccagtgacatttcaggtattagctgagctattgagtatctttaagcagtgaaagttattatttatttcgttttacttgtaggctagatttgtCTATATGTTacactgatttgttttccactgtaTTTACGTGTTAAATAAGTTCAGGAACACGCTGTGCGAATatagatttcaaccagcagcagaaacgaaaggcgaaccctgccggttgtgggttgaacgggggtcacagacaggaatacggcagAGCACTATGGCCACCGCAAGATAACGGTTtaccggcgaccgagaagcccaGCTCCAGGtacaataatttcctcttcattggtgtcatgactgcccagaagtacctgaacagccgagccgtggcggcacacaggtatgtgacgtgtcagaagAGAAACGAGCCACtgacatttctctctttgtggcaggtaacggtccacaaacctcaccgcattGAAAGGACTGTTCtaaacttatcagaggaggagggtggctggttgatttttattttatttatttattttattttaatcccccctatgttaatcacttattgatgctgtttttgaagtatgaataagtcaataagtaatttattccattgaaatatcattgatgtattatagaaaagtgatttatctttttataaatgacaaaaggcacatctgcctaatttttgctgtggtattgtgatactactcagaaccaggATACTTTCATTGGTatcataccgtgggtcccaattttggtaccataaCAACACTAATTTGTATTCGTGCTCAGTCAATTTTCCCTGAATAAACAATggttgatgatgatgttgaaaTACAGGGTCTTATCCACCTTATACCTAGACCCCATGTTACATGCAACTTCCAGCACTGAACCAGAACCAGCGTTTTCCAGTGCTAACGCTATGCTAATCCTCTTTTCTAGAGAGGATGTGATCATACCTGTgtcatctctgacagccatctcaaagcattttttgttttcctttttaaccaATTGTGTTAGTGATTAGCTTACCTTGCTAGGTTAGCATATTGATAAATTTAATAGAGCTGAGCTGGTTTATGGTCAACATCTCATCATCATAAACAGACGTCAACACATTCAGccaacatttaacataattctgttttggagttccgcaaggttctgtgctcggaccaatcctatttactctatatatgcttcctttaggtaacatcattagaaatcactctataaatttccattgttatgcggatgatactcagttgtatttatcgatgaagccagaagaaactaatcaattaactaaactccataactgccttaaagacataaaaacttggatgagcaccaatttcctgatgttaaattcagacaaaactgaagttattgttcttggccccaaacaactcagagactctttatctgatgacatagtttctctagatggcattgctctggcctctagcactactgtaagaaacctcggagtgatatttgatcaagatttgtcttttaattctcatttaaaacaaacctcacggactgcattttttcatctgcgtaatattgcgaaaattaggcctataacagaaaagatgcagaaaaattggtccacgcttttgttacctctaggctggattattgtaactctctattatcaggtagctctagtaagtctttaaaaactctccagctaattcagaatgcagcagcacgtgtactaacaggaactaagaaacgtgatcatatttctcctgttttagcttctctgcactggctccctgtaaaatccagaattgaatttaaaatcctactgttaacttataaagctctaaatggtcaagcgccgtcatatcttagagagctcatagtgccatattatcccaccagaacactgcgctctgagaacgcagggttactcgtggtccctaaagtctccaaaagtagatcaggagccagagcctttagctatcaggctcctctcctgtggaatcatcttcctgttacagtccgggaggcagacacagtctccacatttaagactagacttaagactttcctctttgataaagcttatagttagggctggctcaggcttgtcctgtaccagcccctagttaggctgacttaggcctagtctgccggaggacccccctataa
Coding sequences within it:
- the si:dkey-6n21.12 gene encoding schwannomin-interacting protein 1; amino-acid sequence: MEGEKERQRQQREEKESNEAEDDRRSDDDADNEEEEEDDSEGAALVWQEGYGEDNLGLPIMHWEALSLRIAELEKQEEENKEKRAKSGVSLERGRAPLSWMEERGRRAESWEDGDDACNSHVLALTSRLQTQMNLQLCFINNSESEEEEDDKEKESSNTRRGTVQVLKNPQPPAKPEKPKSRGFRNTLRNLRDRLRTDHKTLAAARSDPVVQRRHVERSDLQNFSIKDLKALCTSLSQTIQDLSSDLVSRLQVRDQLRTEQDAMLLEVQDLTSL